One window of Manihot esculenta cultivar AM560-2 chromosome 17, M.esculenta_v8, whole genome shotgun sequence genomic DNA carries:
- the LOC122722298 gene encoding uncharacterized protein LOC122722298, whose translation MSIEDIVQSLANSTLAFQQETKSSIQNLENQMSQLATSVSKLESQGKLPSQTVPNPKQNVSVIMLRSGKELESASPKKLAQGSKADQKAEAEIEILEENQPQKYEEEQSPMQVIRPPFPKSVQSKREKEEKEILEIFRKVQVNIPLIATLKQIPRYAKFLKDLCTNKRKLYGHEKIKVGENVSAVLQRKIAPKCKDKGPLKQSGVTLQLADRSIVYPKGVLEDVLVQVGRLIFPADFFVLDMEDNNSSNSTDLLLGRPFLNTARTKIDVHEGTLSMEFDGEEVNIDVVDPLAQEVFELSKKNKLEIGFSRQFETLGNLFGDGQRRLLRHPLPRRMQPHASVCRCDEL comes from the exons ATGTCTATAGAAGACATTGTTCAATCCCTTGCTAATAGCACTCTTGCTTTTCAACAGGAAACGAAGTcaagcattcaaaatttggaGAATCAAATGAGCCAACTTGCTACATCAGTAAGCAAGCTGGAATCACAAGGGAAACTGCCTTCCCAAACCGTGCCAAATCCAAAACAGAATGTAAGTGTAATTATGCTGCGAAGTGGGAAGGAGTTAGAATCTGCCAGCCCGAAGAAGCTTGCCCAAGGCAGTAAGGCAGACCAGAAGGCAGAAGCAGAAATAGAGATTCTAGAAGAGAATCAGCCTCAAAAATATGAGGAAGAACAATCCCCAATGCAGGTAATACGTCCACCTTTTCCTAAAAGTGTtcaatcaaaaagagaaaaggaagagaaagagatctTAGAGATCTTTCGCAAGGTCCAGGTAAACATACCCCTTATTGCGACTTTAAAGCAAATACCCAGGTAcgcgaaatttctaaaagacctttgcactaataaaagaaaattgtatgggCACGAAAAGATTAAAGTAGGAGAGAATGTGTCAGCTGTACTCCAAAGAAAAATTGCACCAAAATGTAAAGACAAAG GTCCTTTGAAACAATCAGGAGTCACACTCCAACTCGCCGATAGATCAATAGTTTATCCTAAAGGCGTGTTAGAGGATGTTTTGGTCCAAGTGGGAAGATTAATTTTCCCAGCTGACTTTTTTGTCTTGGATATGGAAGATAACAATTCATCCAACTCTACAGATTTATTGCTAGGAAGACCATTCCTTAACACAGCTAGAACGAAGATCGACGTGCATGAAGGCACACTTTCAATGGAGTTTGATGGAGAAGaggtaaa cATAGATGTAGTTGATCCTCTCGCTCAAGAAGTCTTTGAACTAAGCAAGAAAAACAAGTTGGAG ATTGGATTTTCTAGGCAATTCGAGACTTTAGGGAACCTTTTTGGAGATGGCCAGCGCCGCCTCCTCCGCCATCCACTTCCTCGCCGGATGCAACCACATGCCAGCGTTTGCAGATGTGATGAGTTATGA